A single window of Prionailurus viverrinus isolate Anna chromosome F1, UM_Priviv_1.0, whole genome shotgun sequence DNA harbors:
- the LOC125155076 gene encoding LOW QUALITY PROTEIN: flavin-containing monooxygenase 5-like (The sequence of the model RefSeq protein was modified relative to this genomic sequence to represent the inferred CDS: substituted 2 bases at 2 genomic stop codons), translating to MPGKRIAVIGAGVSGLGAIKICLEEGLEPTCFEGTNDIGGLWGYQEETTSGRASVYKSATSNTSKEMTTYRDYPSPDRFPNYLHNSRIVEYLRMYAQHFDLTKHIRFLSKVHSVRKRSDFSCTDVLVKTTGKQEPYVFDGIMVCSGLYTEPILPLQNFPGINRFKGQYIHSCEYRSPEKFQGKKIIVVGIGNSGADLAIELNHVASQVYLSTRRGAWIWNRVWDNGMPMDTVLFTRFKTILNKFYPTFLINRWADNNLNARFNHDVYGLLPKHRLLSHQATCGDDLPNHIISGRVLIKSDVREFTETSAIFGDGTEEDLDVVIFATGYTFSFPFLENNATVLDSQHSMFKFVFPPQLEKPILAFIGILQPVGATIPTSELQSXWAMRVFKGLNKXPSVSGMMADIRWKRKKFEKEFLNNPRDTCRVQYVEYMDEIASEIGAKPNLPSIFLWDPKLAIEIFFGPCTPHQYRLQGPRKWAGARRAILTLRERIIKPLRTRTLICDQPPSSVPFWLKSACAALLLFVLTLVIIKG from the exons ATGCCAGGAAAGAGAATTGCGGTGATTGGTGCTGGGGTCAGTGGATTAGGGGCCATTAAGATCTGTCTGGAGGAGGGATTGGAGCCCACCTGCTTTGAAGGAACCAATGACATTGGAGGACTGTGGGGATACCAG GAGGAGACTACGAGTGGCAGGGCAAGTGTCTACAAATCTGCCACCAGCAACACTTCGAAGGAGATGACAACCTACCGCGATTACCCTTCCCCCGATCGTTTCCCCAACTACTTGCACAATTCCAGAATCGTGGAGTACCTCAGGATGTATGCACAACACTTTGACCTAACGAAGCACATCCGGTTTCTG TCAAAGGTGCACAGCGTGAGGAAGCGCTCCGACTTCTCTTGCACGGACGTCCTGGTCAAGACCACAGGGAAGCAGGAACCCTATGTCTTTGATGGGATTATGGTGTGTAGTGGTCTTTACACCGAGCCCATCTTGCCACTCCAGAACTTTCCAG GAATCAACAGGTTCAAAGGTCAATATATCCACAGCTGTGAATACAGGAGTCCAGAGAAATTTCAGGGGAAGAAAATTATTGTGGTTGGCAttggaaattctggagctgacTTGGCAATTGAGCTCAATCACGTAGCTTCACAG GTGTATCTCAGCACGAGGCGGGGTGCGTGGATTTGGAACCGGGTCTGGGATAATGGAATGCCCATGGACACTGTTCTCTTCACTCGTTTTAAGACCATCCTCAACAAATTTTACCCTACGTTCTTAATCAACAGATGGGCAGATAATAACTTAAACGCTCGATTTAACCATGATGTTTATGGCTTACTACCTAAACACAG ACTTCTCAGTCATCAAGCTACTTGTGGTGATGATCTACCCAATCACATAATATCTGGAAGAGTTCTGATAAAATCAGATGTTAGGGAGTTCACAGAGACATCAGCCATCTTTGGAGATGGTACAGAAGAGGACCTCGATGTTGTTATTTTTGCCACAGGAtatactttctcttttccctttttggaAAACAATGCAACAGTTCTGGACAGCCAGCACTCCATGTTTAAATTTGTCTTCCCCCCTCAACTAGAGAAACCAATACTAGCTTTCATTGGCATCCTCCAGCCAGTGGGAGCCACCATTCCCACATCGGAACTCCAGAGCTGATGGGCCATGCGTGTATTCAAGG gaTTGAACAAATGACCTTCGGTGAGTGGCATGATGGCAGATAtaagatggaagagaaaaaaatttgaaaaaga ATTCCTGAATAATCCTCGCGACACATGCAGAGTGCAATACGTGGAATACATGGATGAGATTGCCTCTGAAATAGGAGCGAAACCCAACCTGCCCTCCATCTTCCTGTGGGATCCAAAGCTGGCTATAGAAATTTTCTTTGGCCCATGCACGCCTCACCAGTACCGCCTGCAGGGGCCACGGAAGTGGGCTGGGGCCCGGAGAGCCATCCTGACCCTGAGAGAGCGGATCATCAAACCCCTGAGGACTCGAACCCTCATCTGTGACCAGCCTCCATCCTCTGTGCCATTTTGGCTTAAAAGCGCCTGTGCAGCTCTTCTCCTCTTTGTTCTCACCTTAGTCATTATTAAAGGATAA